Proteins found in one Vicia villosa cultivar HV-30 ecotype Madison, WI unplaced genomic scaffold, Vvil1.0 ctg.000122F_1_1, whole genome shotgun sequence genomic segment:
- the LOC131624442 gene encoding uncharacterized protein LOC131624442 yields MAKDKGQSVEPRQVSKEILRWTDDMDQILLNALMEEANKGNRHDGAWTIEAYSNVVDALRSLVAPTMTKQHIKNRMKTLKDHFAESYDLFGSLSGFEWNPTTRRFEAENEEKPHAAKWKTMQIKHYGVLKELFGLDRAVGKNPLLIE; encoded by the exons ATGGCAAAGGATAAAGGTCAAAGTGTAGAACCTAGACAAGTTAGTAAGGAAATTTTAAGGTGGACAGATGATATGGATCAAAtattgttgaatgctttgatggAAGAAGCAAACAAAGGGAATAGGCATGATGGTGCATGGACAATAGAAGCATACTCCAATGTCGTAGATGCTTTACGGTCTCTCGTTGCTCCAACCATGACAAAGCAACATATAAAAAATAGAATGAAAACTTTGAAAGATCATTTTGCTGAATCATATGATCTATTTGGTAGCTTAAGTGGATTTGAATGGAATCCAACAACAAGGAGGTTCGAGGCCGAGAACGAA GAAAAACCACATGCTGCAAAGTGGAAAACCATGCAAATTAAGCATTATGGTGTTTTGAAGGAGCTTTTTGGCCTAGACCGAGCAGTGGGAAAAAATCCTCTACTAATAGAATGA